One Leucoraja erinacea ecotype New England chromosome 5, Leri_hhj_1, whole genome shotgun sequence DNA segment encodes these proteins:
- the sf3b6 gene encoding splicing factor 3B subunit 6, with amino-acid sequence MYDIFGKYGPIRQIRVGNTPETRGTAYVVYEDIFDAKNACDHLSGFNVCNRYLVVLYYNANRAFQKMDTKKKEEQLKILKEKYGINTETK; translated from the exons ATGTATGATATCTTTGGGAAGTATGGACCAATCAGACAAATCAGAGT TGGAAATACACCCGAGACGAGAGGAACTGCCTATGTGGTATATGAAGACATTTTTGATGCCAAGAACGCTTGTGATCACTTGTCAGGATTTAATGTTTGCAACAGATACCTTGTAGTGTTATACTACAACGCCAACAGG GCATTCCAAAAGATGGATACAAAGAAAAAGGAAGAGCaactcaaaattcttaaggaaaaATACGGAATCAACACAGAAACAAAATGA